GTGGCATCCCCTAGCTCAAGGCTTTCCAGCATTTCCGGGAAAATACAGGCAAGGCTTTTCCCCATGCCGGGATACTGGCTGCCCTGTCCGGGAAAGAGAAAGGCGAGTTTTCCGGGCGACTCCCCTTTGCCGAAAAAAATCTGGCCATGCTGGCCTTTCTTTTCTTCCCCGATAATGGCTCTGGCTTCTTTGATGATACCTGCCATATCCCCATCTTTTTCCAGAAGGAGCAGCAGACGAAAGCTGTGGGCGGAGGAGAAATCTGATCGGGAACGGCGGCAGACTTCCTGCAGCATCCGGGGTTCCTTGGCCTCTGTATTTTCCAGCTCCGAGAGTTTCTGAAGAAGGGTCTCCGTGTCTGGGCCGGAAACAGAGAAGATATCCGTATGAAAATCCCAGACCCTTTCGTTTCGTTTTTTGCCATATTCTTCCAGCACGGCATGGTAATCCGCTCCGCCAAAGCCAAAGGCACTGACCGCAGCCCGACGTGGGCGGTCTTTTTCTGTCGTCCATGGCATGGCTTGGGAAAGCATGCAAAAGCCGGAGGAGGGAATGTCCAGATCCGGATCCGGGGGGAGGTGTTTCAGTGCCGGGGGCAGCACCTTATTATAAAGGCAGAGTACTATTTTGATGAAACCAGCCATGCCCGCTGCGGCTTTGGTATGGCCGATGTTGGCCTTGACGGAGGAAAGAATGCAGGGCCTTGTGTCCCTTTCTTTGCCGTACACCGACTGCAGGGCCTTGAATTCCACGGCATCGCCCACACGGGTGCCGGTGCCGTGGGCCTCCACCAGATCCACGCTGGAGGGATGAAAGCCAGCCTCTTCACAGGCCTTTTCCAGGGCACGAATCTGACCTTCCGCTCCCGGTGCGTAGATGCTCTGGTTTCTGCCATCGCTGGCCGTACCCATGCCCTTGATGACCGCATAGATACGGTCGCCGTCTTTTTCGGCATCTTCAAGGCGTTTGAGAACGGCCATGCCCACGCCTTCTCCCAGTACGGTGCCGTCGGCTTTTTCGGAAAAGGGTCTGGCATCGCCGGAGTGGGAAAGAACGCCGGTCTGGGCAAAGCACATGTGCATGAAAATATCGTTTAAGGTATCCACGCCGCCAGTGATCACCATGTCGGCCTTGCCTGTCTGCAGTTCCAGAGCGGCCATGTGTACGGCGGCAAGGGAGCTGCCGCAGGCTGCATCCACAACGCAGTTGCTGCCCCCAAGGTTGAGGCGGTTGGCAATGCGTCCGGCAATGACATTGCCCAGAAGACCGGGAAAGGCATTTTCCTGCCATGCCGTATGTCCGGCCGCCATGCGTTCCATAATGGCGGTCTGGATATCTTCCGGGATTCCTTCGGCTTCCAGTGCTTCTTTCCACAGGGGATGGCTGAGTCGGGACGCCAGCGGCACCACCAGCTCCTGAGTACCTGTGGCACCGAGAATCACACTGGTGCGGGAACTGTCATATTCCCTCTGCTGGGGGTAGCCTGCGTCATCTAAGGCGCAGCGGGCCGTGACCAGACCCAGAAGCTGGGATGTATCCGTTACGGCAAGGAGATTGGGCGGAATGCCAAAGGCGGATGGATCAAAGGGATAGGGAGAAAGATAGCCTCCCCGGGTGCAGTAGGTTTTGTCCGGCGCACCGGGGGAGGGAGCAAAGTAGGCTTCCCTGGACCAGTGACTTTCAGGTACTTCACCGATGGCATCAAGGTTGCGGAAAATCAGCCGCCAGAAAGCCAGTCTGTCCGGTGACTGGGGAAAAAGGCAGGCCATGCCGATCACGGCCAGATCACAGGGTTTGGATATGGAAGAAGGGGTCATGGAATATCCTGATCCTCTTTAAGACATCATGGGTTCAAGGGTGTTAAGGCCCAGTGGTGAGAAATTGCCGAGATGTGCCGGAATCTCCGGATACTGGACTTTTAGCATGGAGAAACGGGTAAGGGTGGCGGCTCCGGCCAGAAGATTGAAGGCCACGGTGCGGATGCGGCGTTCGGATACCTCCTCCAGAAAACTGTTTTTGGTCCAGGCATTGAAAGCACCCATGGCCGGGCCGCACCAGACCTGATAATCCACCTTGCGGTCCGGATTTCCCTGTATGGCCCAGAGGGAGGCCTGACCGAGATAGGAGCGGAAGAGCAGGGCCATGTGGTGGCGGGGATCTTCTTCGGCCCGTTTCAGCTGGGATGGATCCCGTTCCATGAAAAAGCGGCGGGTGGATTCCCATTCCTCTGCTATGCTTTTCTGAAAGATCTTGTCTTCAAGGAAGCGGATTGCATCCTCCGGCAGGGCTTCCATGGAAGGATACTCCCTGTAAAGGGTGTAGAGTTTCTGCGCCCGTAAGGCAAACATGGTTTCCCTTTTCAGCACCTGCACCCTGCCACCCATCTCAAACATGTCCGCCGCAGCGGTCATGGTGACATCGGCCTGTCCGCAGCGGGCCAGCATCTCCCGCACCGTATCTGAGGTGCCGGATTCCACGCAGGCCTGATGGACGGAGCCCACCAGTATATAATCCGCTCCCAGGGCAAAGGCCGCCGCCGCAGAAGCCGGAGTGGCAATGCCGCCCCCAAGGCCAACGCAGGGGATGTGGGTATATTCCCTTGCAGCCATGGCCGCATCCCTTGCCGCTTTGATGGCGGGAAGAAGGGCCATGGCCGGACGATTATCCGTATGTCCGCCGGAATCCGCTTCTGCCGTGATGTCATTGGCCATGGGAAGTAAGGCCCCGAGTCGGGCTTCTTCTTTACTTAGCAGCCCTTGGCTGAGCAGTTGCTTAAGAATTTTTTCAGGAGGGGGGGCAAGGAATTTTTCAGCAATTTCCACCCTGGAAACCTTGGCTATGATGCGGTTTTTCGGTAGGGGACGGCCCTTTTCATCCGCCGTGACGCCCCTTACCCTGTACAGAACAATGGCCGGGGTCATGCGCATGAAGGCGGCGGCACAGACGCTGGTGATGCCGGAATTGAGATAAAGTTGCGCAAGGGCCATTTCCCCTTCCGGGGAGCCGGGCTGGTGCAGAAAATTAAAGCCAAAGGGAAAGGGGCTTGATTCTGCCGCTTTTTTCAGGGTGGCAATGGCCTTTTCAATGCGGGCAAGGGTGCAGCCGCCAGCCCCGAAAAAGCCCATGCCTCCGGCCCGGCCCGCTTCCATAACCATGGCTTCTGATGTGATGCCGTTGGCCATGGCTCCTGCAATGTAGGGGTATTTCAATCCGTGTCGCCGGAGAAAATCCCGGCTGCCGAGGTTTTCAGGCGGAAGAGGGGGAACAAAGGCAAGAAGAGGCAGTGAGTTTTCACCGGAAAGGACACTTCCCAGAATCGCCTGCCCGTATGTGCGGAGCTGGGGTTTGCCGTCTTCTCCCAGTACAAGAAAAAGGGGACTGCGCAAGGAGAGCAGTGCCGCTTTTGGATCGTCTGTCTCAGGAAAGGCTTTATCAGAAGGGCCGGGTTGCCACCAGCCCATGGAAGAATCTGTTATGTCTGTTGTCATTTACTATCCATAAAGAGCCTGTTTTTGGCCTGATTGCAGGTTGTTATCTGTTGGTTCTGAGAAGAGTCGGATTGTCCTTATAAGAGACAGGAGATAAATACTGTCCCTGCCCCGGCATGATAAACTTTTAAGATATATCCAAAACAGGTTAAGCTGTCAAGGCGACCGTGAACAGCGTTCTTTGTGCGAATTCTATGTACTTCTGGGGTGAAAACGTCTGTGAACTTCCTTAAGACCTTTGCGGTTCACATGGGTGTAGATCTGGGTGGTGGCAATATCCGCATGGCCCAGCAGGGCCTGCACCACCCGAAGATCCGCCCCACCTTCCAGAAGGTGGGTGGCAAAGGCATGCCGCAGGCTGTGGGGTGTTATCA
This sequence is a window from Desulfobotulus mexicanus. Protein-coding genes within it:
- a CDS encoding PfaD family polyunsaturated fatty acid/polyketide biosynthesis protein; the protein is MTTDITDSSMGWWQPGPSDKAFPETDDPKAALLSLRSPLFLVLGEDGKPQLRTYGQAILGSVLSGENSLPLLAFVPPLPPENLGSRDFLRRHGLKYPYIAGAMANGITSEAMVMEAGRAGGMGFFGAGGCTLARIEKAIATLKKAAESSPFPFGFNFLHQPGSPEGEMALAQLYLNSGITSVCAAAFMRMTPAIVLYRVRGVTADEKGRPLPKNRIIAKVSRVEIAEKFLAPPPEKILKQLLSQGLLSKEEARLGALLPMANDITAEADSGGHTDNRPAMALLPAIKAARDAAMAAREYTHIPCVGLGGGIATPASAAAAFALGADYILVGSVHQACVESGTSDTVREMLARCGQADVTMTAAADMFEMGGRVQVLKRETMFALRAQKLYTLYREYPSMEALPEDAIRFLEDKIFQKSIAEEWESTRRFFMERDPSQLKRAEEDPRHHMALLFRSYLGQASLWAIQGNPDRKVDYQVWCGPAMGAFNAWTKNSFLEEVSERRIRTVAFNLLAGAATLTRFSMLKVQYPEIPAHLGNFSPLGLNTLEPMMS